Proteins encoded in a region of the Sebastes fasciatus isolate fSebFas1 chromosome 9, fSebFas1.pri, whole genome shotgun sequence genome:
- the LOC141773942 gene encoding uncharacterized protein LOC141773942 → MLAPNKHLSLGRSHSWDTLGGNEGQWDRAESVYEQQARVNGRRSSLSYGEGGGWYEPPPGVRPPDLDLKHDQYSYQDSPYGQVYADRQDPRGLRKGSVPDLNHYERAPMAHRGSIPHQEYYSHDPAMTPRPPEGFYRPEHQPPPPHPLSRSGSHFGMAPGARAVWDQGQGGRAGPQAPTSPLPPPPPPPTAHELSRAYREPGAVVAAKMMPDGQQRIPSREPSPAHYGMEHASPRYASEPPPLTGQPVYTDVNGRPLDSQQAATCLVVDPVTQGMIMRQEATSPYTIQQQQQLQQQQQIQQQQLQQQQLQQQQIQQQQLQQQQFQQQQIQQQQLQQQQLQQQHLQQEQLQQHLQQPLPPPPTMPISDPNLSMMAPLPAPPAPVQTAPVSPAAPALVQAVQTSIPPPPVTPHPAPLPPTAPQTPLPVDPKKAVDPEFLALLRNEGLSESTISSITHQGFDSISMLAVMEENDVRTVAPNLGQARVLSRLVHNCKRPVEATPAPSQPQTPMRGRSNSFSHRSDIYHHQQQHHPTHPSQALTVDPHMMHPQSPGAMQTISPRMGEMMGRRPNSAPSQHLLETSGGYPGQPPRSPGPYTGALMPVQSRPMSAYSSGVTLSGMPMHGMQIMPQHMTGSMPAMPGSMHSMQGMPQQMPLSMPALPQPPQQVPKAYSTNYTVPMELMKRDRNILPLSPMHSPHPSPQLMRKGGGTSMDNAIVPMGAPGQSQGVLAANQKLSRRTGPPVIVSTMVSPDTSKFFFIFLLSSLSSVVCLIS, encoded by the coding sequence ATGCTTGCCCCTAACAAACATTTGAGTCTTGGTCGCTCCCACAGTTGGGACACATTAGGAGGGAATGAGGGTCAGTGGGACAGGGCTGAGAGTGTCTACGAGCAGCAGGCAAGAGTAAACGGCCGGCGTAGCTCCCTGTCATACGGAGAGGGAGGAGGCTGGTACGAGCCTCCACCAGGAGTGCGTCCCCCTGACCTGGATTTGAAACACGACCAGTATTCCTACCAAGACTCTCCGTACGGACAGGTTTACGCAGACCGACAGGACCCACGGGGGCTGAGGAAGGGCTCTGTGCCTGATCTAAACCACTACGAACGTGCGCCCATGGCTCACCGAGGATCCATTCCACATCAGGAATACTATTCCCATGACCCGGCCATGACTCCACGGCCACCTGAGGGCTTTTACCGGCCAGAACACCAGCCTCCACCGCCTCACCCGCTCAGTAGGTCGGGGTCTCATTTTGGGATGGCACCTGGGGCTCGCGCTGTGTGGGATCAAGGTCAGGGAGGAAGAGCAGGACCTCAAGCCCCCACATcgcctctacctcctcctccccctcctccgaCCGCTCATGAGTTGAGTCGAGCTTATAGGGAACCTGGTGCTGTAGTTGCTGCCAAAATGATGCCAGATGGCCAACAGCGCATACCCTCGCGAGAGCCATCTCCTGCTCACTATGGTATGGAGCATGCATCCCCTCGGTATGCCAGTGAGCCTCCACCTCTGACTGGTCAGCCGGTCTATACTGATGTTAATGGCCGCCCGTTGGATTCGCAGCAAGCAGCTACCTGTCTAGTAGTAGATCCTGTCACTCAAGGTATGATTATGAGGCAAGAGGCCACCTCACCTTACACCatccaacaacagcagcaattgcagcagcaacaacaaatacagcagcaacagttacaacagcagcagcttcaaCAGCAACAAATACAACAGCAGCAGTTACAGCAACAGCAATTTCAGCAACAACaaatacagcagcaacagcttcaacagcagcagttacagcagcagcatcttcaGCAAGAACAGTTGCAGCAGCATCTGCAACAGCCCCTGCCACCTCCACCTACCATGCCCATCTCAGACCCTAACCTTTCTATGATGGCTCCACTTCCTGCACCACCCGCCCCAGTGCAGACCGCACCAGTTTCTCCGGCCGCACCTGCCCTTGTGCAGGCTGTCCAAACTTCAATCCCTCCTCCCCCAGTCACCCCACATCCTGCTCCTCTTCCCCCCACTGCCCCACAGACGCCTTTACCTGTGGACCCCAAGAAGGCAGTTGACCCTGAGTTCCTTGCACTGCTGCGAAATGAGGGCCTCTCGGAGAGCACCATCTCCTCAATTACCCATCAGGGATTTGACTCCATTAGCATGCTGGCCGTTATGGAGGAGAACGATGTTCGCACCGTCGCCCCCAACCTCGGCCAGGCTCGTGTACTGTCTCGCTTGGTCCACAACTGCAAGCGGCCCGTTGAGGCTACGCCAGCCCCCTCCCAACCTCAGACACCCATGCGAGGCCGCTCCAATAGCTTTAGCCATCGCTCAGACATctaccaccaccagcagcagcaccatcCAACGCACCCGTCACAGGCTTTGACCGTGGACCCCCATATGATGCACCCGCAGTCCCCTGGGGCCATGCAGACCATCTCCCCAAGGATGGGCGAAATGATGGGTAGGAGGCCCAACAGTGCCCCCTCTCAGCACCTCCTAGAAACCTCTGGAGGCTACCCAGGCCAACCACCTCGCTCCCCTGGGCCATACACTGGAGCACTTATGCCTGTTCAATCAAGACCGATGTCCGCCTACTCTTCTGGGGTGACGCTGTCAGGGATGCCCATGCATGGTATGCAGATAATGCCACAGCACATGACTGGGTCAATGCCTGCCATGCCAGGGTCTATGCACTCCATGCAAGGTATGCCACAGCAGATGCCCCTGTCCATGCCAGCTTTACCACAGCCACCACAACAGGTACCAAAAGCGTACTCTACCAATTACACAGTGCCCATGGAGCTGATGAAGAGGGACAGGAACATACTGCCATTGTCACCCATGCACAGCCCTCACCCCAGCCCTCAGCTGATGCGTAAGGGTGGGGGTACTTCAATGGACAATGCCATCGTCCCTATGGGAGCACCAGGCCAAAGCCAAGGTGTCCTGGCTGCTAACCAGAAGTTAAGTCGACGCACGGGTCCACCAGTCATCGTGTCCACTATGGTGTCTCCAGATACAAGtaaattcttttttatttttctcctttcATCCTTATCATCCGTTGTTTGTCTGATTTCTTGA